In a single window of the Elaeis guineensis isolate ETL-2024a chromosome 4, EG11, whole genome shotgun sequence genome:
- the LOC140856969 gene encoding F-box protein SKIP23-like — MALASNSERREEKQQWSNSPADLLELIFNKLRLISDCIRFGAVCKSWRLASQPTAAGSTLHPQLPLLLLSYHPFTDFRSFFSLSTNSIRTLSLPEARRKKILASSHGWLLLADVTTKVISISSLNPITEAQIQLPPLPKHPTEIDGRSLPVVVPVKVIISSSPISDEHDCIVMMIMCRRWTSGTSDARPGRDNDWTKLKTSSILDSRGDIIC; from the coding sequence ATGGCATTGGCATCCAATtctgaaagaagagaagaaaaacaacAATGGTCCAATTCCCCAGCAGACCttttagagcttattttcaacaaGTTACGTCTCATCTCCGACTGCATCCGCTTCGGCGCCGTCTGCAAGTCATGGCGATTGGCCTCACAGCCGACCGCTGCCGGTAGTACTCTCCATCCTCAACTCCCACTTCTCTTACTCTCCTACCACCCCTTCACCGACTTCCGCTCCTTCTTCAGCCTCTCCACCAACAGCATCCGCACCCTCTCCCTCCCTGAGGCTCGCCGCAAGAAAATCCTCGCGTCATCCCACGGTTGGCTGCTGCTGGCCGATGTTACAACCAAGGTAATCTCCATCTCCTCGTTGAACCCCATAACCGAGGCACAAATTCAGCTTCCTCCACTACCAAAACACCCCACCGAAATTGATGGTAGAAGTTTACCCGTGGTCGTACCTGTTAAAGTTATCATATCCTCAAGCCCAATTTCAGATGAGCACGATTGCATCGTGATGATGATTATGTGCCGTCGATGGACATCTGGTACTAGTGATGCGAGACCGGGCCGAGATAATGACTGGACAAAGCTGAAAACATCTTCTATCCTTGATTCTAGGGGCGATATtatatgctga